A genome region from Dolichospermum compactum NIES-806 includes the following:
- the rsmD gene encoding 16S rRNA (guanine(966)-N(2))-methyltransferase RsmD: MSLRIYGNRLLKTLPGEHTRPTSARVREALFNIWQGTIGGCRWLDLCAGSGSMGAEALCREASVVIGIEQSSQACAIIQENWQQVAKPEQKFQLLRGNVTQQLKKLSGQKFDRIYFDPPYTSGLYEPVLQAIAQYQLLDSQGEIAVEHRHQDWTPLTIPNWEICRQKSYGKTALTFYQEQVTGNR, translated from the coding sequence ATGAGTCTAAGAATTTACGGGAATCGTCTGCTTAAAACTTTACCAGGTGAACATACCAGACCTACCAGTGCGCGAGTCAGAGAAGCATTGTTTAATATTTGGCAGGGGACAATCGGTGGTTGTCGCTGGTTGGATTTGTGCGCCGGTAGTGGTTCTATGGGTGCAGAGGCTTTATGCAGAGAAGCCAGCGTTGTAATTGGCATTGAACAATCAAGTCAAGCCTGTGCCATTATCCAAGAAAATTGGCAACAGGTAGCCAAGCCAGAACAGAAATTTCAGCTATTACGGGGAAACGTTACCCAACAGTTAAAAAAATTATCAGGTCAAAAATTTGACAGAATATATTTTGACCCACCTTATACTAGTGGATTATATGAACCAGTATTACAAGCGATCGCTCAATATCAGCTTTTAGATTCCCAGGGAGAAATAGCAGTTGAACATCGTCACCAAGATTGGACACCACTAACCATCCCCAACTGGGAAATCTGCCGTCAAAAAAGCTATGGTAAAACCGCTTTGACATTTTATCAGGAACAGGTGACAGGGAACAGGTGA
- the hisH gene encoding imidazole glycerol phosphate synthase subunit HisH → MAVIAVVDYDMGNLHSVCKGLEKAGATPLVTYCSQELAKADAIVLPGVGAFDPAVQHLRSRGLEQPIKDAIASGKPFLGICLGLQILFESSAEGTLPGLGIVPGKVRRFRSEPGMTIPHMGWNQLQLNQPKNLLWEHLPIDPWVYFVHSYYVEPTNPQVLAATVTHGGQSFTAAIAHENLMAVQFHPEKSSNVGLQILSNFVAQVREKVFA, encoded by the coding sequence ATGGCAGTGATTGCAGTTGTTGATTACGATATGGGAAATTTGCACTCTGTTTGCAAAGGATTAGAAAAAGCTGGCGCAACTCCTCTGGTTACTTATTGTTCTCAAGAGTTGGCAAAAGCAGATGCTATAGTTTTGCCAGGGGTGGGAGCATTTGATCCGGCGGTACAACATTTGCGATCGCGTGGTTTGGAACAACCGATTAAGGATGCGATCGCTTCTGGCAAACCGTTCTTGGGTATTTGTTTAGGATTACAAATTTTGTTTGAATCCAGCGCCGAAGGAACGTTACCAGGATTAGGAATTGTCCCAGGAAAAGTCCGCCGGTTTCGTTCTGAACCCGGAATGACGATTCCCCACATGGGTTGGAATCAACTCCAACTTAACCAACCAAAAAACCTTTTATGGGAACATTTGCCTATAGATCCTTGGGTTTATTTTGTCCATTCTTACTATGTTGAACCCACAAACCCCCAAGTCCTGGCGGCAACTGTGACTCATGGTGGTCAAAGTTTTACAGCAGCGATCGCTCATGAAAATCTGATGGCGGTTCAATTCCATCCTGAAAAATCATCAAATGTGGGATTGCAAATCCTCTCTAATTTTGTGGCTCAAGTCCGTGAAAAAGTTTTTGCTTAA
- a CDS encoding c-type cytochrome, whose translation MDNQLIKPETLIQQIVIFTVAILIALPLILFGVEIVKASDPYVKSVLSHQGNLVQGKAIFQINCAGCHGLDATGLVGPSLREISKYKSRYGLIHQVTSGDTPPMPKFQPNVQEMADLLSYLESL comes from the coding sequence TTGGATAACCAGCTAATCAAACCTGAAACCCTCATTCAACAGATCGTTATCTTCACCGTAGCGATACTGATAGCCCTCCCATTAATCCTGTTTGGGGTGGAAATCGTCAAAGCCTCCGATCCTTATGTTAAAAGTGTTCTATCCCATCAAGGCAACCTAGTCCAGGGAAAAGCTATTTTCCAAATCAACTGTGCTGGTTGTCATGGTTTAGACGCAACCGGACTAGTTGGACCAAGTTTACGTGAAATCTCCAAATATAAATCCCGCTATGGACTGATTCATCAAGTAACTAGCGGAGATACACCACCTATGCCCAAATTCCAGCCTAATGTCCAAGAAATGGCAGACCTTTTAAGCTATTTAGAAAGCTTATGA
- a CDS encoding LolA-like protein, producing the protein MKLTISTIVFVSLITPLGGAVNAIPPQNTPLQPTTTNETTKKIDLVLLVKAITGFLQSDRYLTESELKFKVGGQGVNADINLKTKTIVQSDQKFRAEIATVGTTGEIKPLTVIVSDGKQVWIHRPDLKQYAVTTYQKFDKSGDGIFMSNHPQHF; encoded by the coding sequence ATGAAACTGACTATATCCACAATCGTATTTGTCAGCCTTATTACTCCTCTGGGTGGTGCTGTCAATGCTATCCCACCTCAAAATACTCCTCTCCAACCCACAACCACCAATGAGACTACAAAAAAAATAGATTTAGTCTTGCTGGTTAAGGCTATTACTGGCTTTTTGCAGAGCGATCGCTATCTCACCGAATCAGAGCTAAAATTCAAAGTAGGTGGTCAAGGTGTGAATGCTGATATCAACCTCAAAACCAAAACCATTGTCCAGTCAGATCAAAAGTTTCGCGCAGAAATCGCTACTGTAGGAACTACAGGTGAAATCAAACCTTTGACTGTAATAGTTTCGGACGGTAAACAGGTTTGGATTCACAGACCTGATTTAAAGCAATATGCTGTCACTACTTATCAAAAGTTCGATAAATCAGGGGATGGAATTTTTATGAGTAATCATCCTCAGCATTTTTAA
- the gloA gene encoding lactoylglutathione lyase produces the protein MRLLHTMLRVGNLEESLTFYCDVLGMKLLRRKDYPAGEFTLAFVGYGEESDHSVLELTHNWGVEKYDLGSAYGHIALGVHDIYATCETIGKLGGKVVREPGPMKHGSTVIAFVEDPDGYKVELIQLKTPE, from the coding sequence ATGCGATTACTACACACAATGCTTCGCGTCGGTAATTTAGAAGAGTCCTTAACATTTTACTGTGATGTATTGGGAATGAAGTTACTCCGACGTAAAGATTATCCAGCGGGAGAATTTACCCTGGCTTTTGTCGGTTATGGAGAAGAAAGTGATCATTCCGTTTTAGAACTCACCCACAACTGGGGCGTAGAAAAGTATGATTTAGGTAGTGCCTATGGTCATATCGCTTTGGGTGTGCATGATATTTACGCTACCTGTGAGACTATTGGAAAACTGGGTGGTAAGGTAGTCCGAGAACCAGGACCTATGAAACATGGTTCAACAGTAATTGCTTTTGTGGAAGATCCAGATGGTTATAAAGTTGAATTGATTCAGTTAAAAACTCCAGAATGA
- a CDS encoding pyroglutamyl-peptidase I family protein: MQKKILITSFDIWLSQQESNSSDDLLLALAKMASFSHDLNFLHRLPVDVQLASPRVIAKINELQPDYIICCGMAETRSQLSVEVLASSTSISINSPENIFQTSVDLEKLLVQTAAVEISYDCGKFVCEGLYYSVLDYLHQSQLSIKCIFVHVPILTPENSLQIITDFVLIINNLALL; the protein is encoded by the coding sequence ATGCAAAAAAAAATACTAATAACTTCTTTTGACATTTGGTTAAGCCAACAAGAGTCAAATTCATCCGATGACTTGTTACTCGCACTAGCCAAAATGGCTTCATTCTCCCATGATTTAAATTTTTTGCATCGTTTACCTGTAGATGTGCAACTAGCAAGTCCTCGCGTCATTGCCAAAATCAATGAACTCCAACCAGACTATATTATTTGTTGTGGCATGGCGGAAACTCGTTCCCAATTAAGCGTAGAAGTCCTGGCCAGTAGTACAAGTATCTCTATAAATTCCCCCGAAAATATTTTCCAAACCAGCGTTGATCTCGAAAAATTATTAGTCCAAACAGCCGCAGTTGAGATTAGCTACGACTGTGGTAAGTTTGTCTGCGAGGGACTTTATTATTCAGTATTGGACTATTTACACCAGTCTCAACTGTCAATTAAGTGTATTTTTGTTCATGTCCCAATTTTAACCCCAGAAAATTCTCTACAGATCATCACTGATTTCGTTTTGATCATTAACAACTTGGCACTTCTCTAG
- a CDS encoding cytochrome C yields MPNLAKSKSHRRLKRQLLIVMLVIFAWSIAMGWILGFATSAHGANPVDSIGTVDVVPVQYQPGQELYLENCSSCHIALPPAVFPSQTWKNLLQDSQHYGAQIKPLDKASHFLVSKYLYTFSRVQLQEEATPYRLKDSRYFKALHPGVKLPKPVTMSSCVSCHIGADKYNFRSLSPEWE; encoded by the coding sequence ATGCCAAATTTAGCAAAAAGCAAATCCCACCGCCGACTAAAACGCCAACTACTTATCGTCATGCTGGTGATTTTTGCTTGGAGTATAGCTATGGGCTGGATATTGGGATTCGCCACCAGCGCTCACGGTGCAAATCCTGTAGACTCAATTGGGACTGTTGATGTCGTACCAGTACAATATCAACCAGGACAAGAACTGTATTTAGAAAATTGCTCATCTTGTCATATCGCATTACCACCTGCTGTATTTCCTAGTCAAACCTGGAAAAATCTTTTACAAGATTCCCAGCACTATGGCGCACAAATTAAGCCCTTAGATAAGGCTTCACATTTTTTGGTATCAAAATATCTTTACACCTTTTCCCGTGTACAACTACAAGAGGAAGCAACACCTTACCGTCTCAAGGATTCTCGTTATTTTAAGGCTTTGCATCCTGGTGTTAAATTACCTAAACCTGTAACTATGAGTAGTTGTGTAAGTTGTCATATTGGGGCTGATAAGTATAATTTCCGCAGCCTCAGTCCAGAATGGGAGTAG
- the clpB gene encoding ATP-dependent chaperone ClpB, protein MQPTDPDKFTDTAWEAVTKSQDVVRAYKQQQLEVEHLILALLEEPTSLATAILTRAEVDSVRFKQQLEAFTQRQPKVGKSDQLYLGRNLDLLLDKANEIRAKMREEEISEGHIILAFGNDERVGRRLFKSLNIDITQVELGVKSVRATPKIKASPKAEADVQEEALKRFGRDLTEQAKAGKLDPVIGRDDEIRRVIQVLSRRSKNNPVLIGEPGVGKTAIAEALAQRMVNGDVPESLKNRQLISLDIGSLIAGAKYRGEFEDRLKNVLREVTESNGQVVLFIDELHTVVGAGSNQQGSMDAGNLLKPMLARGELRCIGATTLDEYRKFIEKDAALERRFQQVYVDQPTVENTISILRGLKERYEVHHNVKISDSALVAAATLSARYIADRFLPDKAIDLVDEAAAKLKMEITSKPAELETIDRRLMQLKMEKVSLTREENGTAQTKERLDRIEEEISTLTVKQQKLNEQWQGEKQLLENISALKKEEEALRVQIEQAERAYDHEKTVILRYGKLEGVQHDLETKEAELSAIQSQGSTLLREQVTEADIAEIVAKWTGIPVNRLLESERQKLLKLESHLHERVIGQEEAVSAVSAAIRRARAGMKDPSRPIGSFLFMGPTGVGKTELARALAQFLFDSDDALVRLDMSEYMEKHSVSRLVGAPPGYVGYEEGGQLSEAIRRHPYSVVLLDEVEKAHPDVFNILLQVLDDGRVTDSQGRAVDFRNTVIVMTSNIGSEHILDVAGDDSKYDMMRNRVMEGLRSHFRPEFLNRIDDLILFHALNRSEMGHIIRIQLKRVENLLKEQKISFEISQAACNHLVEAGYDPVYGARPLKRSIQREVENPLATKLLENTFVSGDTIIIDKAETGLSFSKKV, encoded by the coding sequence ATGCAGCCTACAGATCCTGATAAATTTACTGATACAGCCTGGGAAGCGGTAACAAAATCCCAAGACGTGGTTCGTGCTTATAAACAACAACAATTAGAAGTTGAACATTTAATTCTCGCCCTTTTAGAAGAACCTACCAGCCTAGCTACAGCCATTCTCACCCGTGCGGAAGTTGATTCTGTGCGATTCAAACAACAATTAGAGGCTTTTACCCAACGTCAACCCAAGGTTGGTAAAAGTGATCAACTTTACCTGGGGCGGAATTTAGATTTACTTTTAGACAAAGCTAATGAAATTAGAGCCAAAATGAGAGAGGAGGAAATCTCAGAAGGGCATATAATTCTAGCGTTTGGTAATGATGAACGTGTTGGTAGACGGTTATTTAAAAGCTTAAATATAGATATTACTCAAGTAGAACTTGGGGTTAAATCTGTTCGCGCTACTCCCAAAATCAAAGCATCTCCAAAAGCAGAAGCAGATGTACAAGAGGAAGCTTTAAAAAGATTTGGACGAGATTTGACAGAACAAGCAAAAGCAGGAAAATTAGATCCTGTGATTGGTAGAGATGATGAAATTCGCCGCGTCATTCAGGTATTGTCTCGACGTAGCAAAAATAACCCTGTGTTAATTGGTGAACCGGGAGTGGGGAAAACAGCGATCGCCGAAGCTTTAGCCCAAAGAATGGTAAATGGTGACGTTCCTGAATCTTTGAAGAATCGCCAATTAATCTCTTTGGATATCGGTAGCTTGATTGCTGGAGCAAAATACAGAGGTGAATTTGAAGACCGTTTAAAAAATGTCCTCCGGGAAGTTACGGAATCAAACGGGCAAGTAGTTCTATTTATTGATGAACTTCATACCGTTGTCGGGGCTGGTTCTAATCAACAAGGTTCAATGGATGCAGGAAACTTACTTAAGCCAATGTTGGCGCGGGGTGAATTGCGTTGTATTGGGGCAACTACCTTAGATGAATATCGCAAATTTATTGAAAAAGATGCAGCATTAGAAAGAAGATTTCAACAGGTATATGTAGATCAACCAACAGTTGAGAATACAATTTCGATTTTGCGAGGTTTAAAAGAACGTTATGAAGTGCATCATAATGTTAAAATTTCCGATTCCGCTTTAGTCGCCGCTGCAACCTTATCAGCGCGGTATATTGCTGACCGCTTTTTACCAGACAAAGCGATAGACTTAGTTGATGAAGCCGCAGCGAAATTGAAAATGGAGATTACATCCAAACCTGCGGAATTAGAAACCATTGATAGACGCTTAATGCAGCTAAAAATGGAAAAGGTGTCGTTAACTAGAGAAGAAAATGGTACTGCTCAAACAAAAGAGCGTTTAGACCGTATTGAGGAAGAAATTAGCACATTAACTGTTAAACAGCAAAAACTTAATGAGCAATGGCAAGGAGAAAAGCAGCTATTAGAAAATATTAGTGCTTTGAAAAAAGAAGAAGAAGCTTTACGAGTACAAATTGAGCAAGCAGAACGTGCATATGACCATGAAAAAACTGTCATACTGAGGTACGGTAAGTTGGAGGGAGTACAGCATGATCTTGAAACCAAAGAAGCGGAACTTTCAGCAATTCAAAGCCAAGGTTCTACCCTGTTGCGAGAACAAGTTACCGAAGCCGATATTGCCGAAATTGTCGCTAAATGGACAGGAATTCCCGTAAATCGGCTTTTGGAATCAGAAAGACAAAAATTACTGAAATTAGAAAGTCATTTACATGAACGGGTAATTGGTCAAGAAGAAGCAGTTTCCGCCGTCTCTGCGGCTATCCGTCGCGCCCGTGCGGGGATGAAAGACCCCTCTCGCCCCATTGGTTCATTTTTGTTTATGGGACCAACTGGCGTGGGTAAAACCGAACTCGCCCGCGCCTTAGCTCAGTTTCTCTTTGATTCGGATGATGCTTTGGTACGTTTAGATATGTCCGAGTACATGGAAAAACACTCAGTTTCCCGCCTAGTGGGTGCGCCTCCTGGATATGTTGGTTATGAAGAAGGGGGACAACTTTCCGAAGCGATTCGCAGACATCCTTACTCGGTAGTGCTGTTAGATGAAGTAGAAAAAGCCCACCCCGATGTATTTAATATTTTGTTGCAAGTATTGGATGATGGTAGAGTTACTGATTCCCAAGGACGGGCTGTAGATTTTCGGAATACTGTCATAGTCATGACTAGCAATATTGGTAGTGAACATATTTTGGATGTAGCTGGTGATGACTCCAAGTATGATATGATGCGAAATAGAGTTATGGAAGGTTTGCGAAGTCACTTCCGCCCCGAATTTCTCAACCGCATAGATGATCTGATTCTATTCCACGCCCTTAATCGTTCAGAAATGGGACATATTATCCGTATTCAACTCAAACGGGTGGAAAATCTGCTCAAGGAACAGAAAATCTCTTTCGAGATATCCCAAGCTGCTTGTAATCATCTTGTAGAGGCTGGTTATGATCCTGTTTACGGCGCACGTCCATTAAAACGTTCAATTCAGCGCGAGGTAGAAAATCCTCTAGCGACAAAGTTACTGGAAAATACTTTTGTTTCTGGTGATACTATCATCATTGATAAGGCTGAAACTGGGTTAAGTTTTAGTAAAAAAGTTTAG
- the secA gene encoding preprotein translocase subunit SecA — MLKLLLGDPNARKLKKYQPYITEINLLEEDIKPLSDEQLKAKTVEFKQRLAKGETLDDILPEAFAVVRESGRRVLGLRHFDVQLQGGIILHTGQIAEMKTGEGKTLVATLPSYLNALTGKGVHVITVNDYLARRDAEWMGQVHRFLGLSVGLIQSTMTPNERQKNYACDITYVTNSEIGFDYLRDNMATSMAEVVQRPFNFCVIDEVDSILVDEARTPLIISGQVERPTEKYLQAAEIAFSLKKDEHYEVNEKDRNVLLTDEGFAESENQLGVTDLFDPEDPWAHFMFNAIKAKELFLKDVNYIVRNDEVVIVDEFTGRVLPGRRWSDGLHQAIEAKEHVEIQPETQTLATITYQNLFLLYPKLGGMTGTAKTEEVEFEKIYKREVTIIPTNRIRRREDLSDMVFKTEPGKWGAIAKECAEMHENGRPVLVGTTSVEKSELLSRLLKEMDIPHELLNARPENVEREAEIIAQAGRSGAVTIATNMAGRGTDIILGGNSEYMARLKLREYFMPRIVSPEDDEFGVQRASGLPMGGNGGGQGFVPGKKVKTWRASPEIFPTQLTKETEQLLKAAVEVAVKAYGERSLPELEAEDKVAVAAEKAPTDDVVVQKLREAYQQVKQEYEEFTSREHDEVVSRGGLHVIGTERHESRRIDNQLRGRAGRQGDPGTTRFFLSLEDNLLRIFGGDRVAGLMNAFQVEEDMPIESGMLTRSLEGAQKKVETYYYDIRKQVFEYDEVMNNQRRAIYAERRRVLEGQDLKEQVIKYAEKTMDDIVDYYINPDLPSEEWELDKLVDKVKEFVYLLADMQSVQLEDMGVVEIKAFLHEQARIAYDMKESQIDQIQLGLMRQAERFFILQRIDTLWREHLQQMDALRESVGLRGYGQKDPLIEYKSEGYELFLDMMVNIRRDVVYSLFMFQPQAQQTAEMV, encoded by the coding sequence ATGCTAAAACTTTTGTTGGGCGATCCCAACGCTCGTAAACTTAAAAAATACCAACCTTACATTACAGAAATTAACCTCTTAGAGGAAGATATTAAGCCGCTGTCTGATGAACAGTTAAAAGCTAAAACCGTCGAGTTTAAACAACGGTTGGCTAAAGGCGAAACTCTAGATGATATTTTACCAGAAGCCTTTGCTGTGGTTCGGGAATCGGGGCGGCGTGTCTTAGGATTACGTCACTTTGATGTGCAATTGCAGGGTGGGATAATTCTGCATACTGGACAAATTGCCGAAATGAAAACCGGTGAGGGGAAAACTTTGGTAGCGACTTTACCAAGTTATTTAAACGCCCTAACTGGCAAAGGTGTCCACGTAATTACTGTGAATGATTACCTGGCGCGTCGGGACGCGGAATGGATGGGTCAGGTACACCGGTTCTTGGGGTTGAGTGTGGGGCTAATTCAGTCCACTATGACCCCCAATGAGCGCCAGAAAAACTATGCGTGTGATATTACCTATGTCACCAATAGCGAGATTGGCTTTGATTACCTGCGGGATAATATGGCTACTTCAATGGCTGAGGTGGTGCAACGTCCGTTTAATTTCTGTGTGATTGACGAGGTAGACTCGATTTTAGTTGATGAGGCGCGGACTCCATTAATTATTTCGGGTCAGGTGGAAAGACCGACGGAAAAATACCTCCAAGCGGCGGAAATTGCTTTTAGTCTCAAAAAAGATGAGCATTACGAAGTTAATGAAAAGGATCGTAACGTTCTTTTGACGGACGAGGGTTTTGCTGAGTCGGAAAATCAATTGGGTGTGACAGATTTATTTGACCCGGAAGACCCTTGGGCGCATTTTATGTTTAATGCGATTAAGGCTAAGGAATTGTTTCTGAAGGATGTAAATTATATTGTCCGCAATGATGAAGTTGTGATTGTGGATGAATTTACAGGTCGGGTATTACCGGGACGACGGTGGAGTGATGGTTTACACCAAGCTATTGAAGCGAAGGAACACGTAGAAATTCAGCCAGAAACCCAAACTTTGGCGACTATTACCTATCAAAATTTGTTTTTGCTGTATCCCAAGTTGGGGGGAATGACAGGAACGGCGAAAACGGAAGAGGTGGAATTTGAAAAGATTTATAAACGAGAAGTGACGATTATTCCCACTAACCGGATTAGAAGAAGGGAAGACTTGTCTGATATGGTGTTTAAGACTGAACCAGGGAAGTGGGGTGCGATCGCTAAAGAATGTGCCGAAATGCACGAAAATGGTAGACCTGTGTTAGTAGGGACAACCAGTGTCGAAAAATCCGAACTTCTCAGCCGACTCCTCAAGGAAATGGATATTCCCCATGAGTTGCTTAATGCTAGACCAGAAAACGTAGAACGGGAAGCGGAAATTATCGCCCAAGCTGGACGCAGTGGGGCTGTAACTATCGCTACCAACATGGCAGGACGAGGTACAGATATTATCCTGGGTGGTAATTCCGAGTATATGGCGCGGTTGAAACTACGGGAATACTTTATGCCTCGCATTGTCAGCCCTGAAGATGATGAATTTGGCGTACAAAGGGCTTCGGGTCTACCTATGGGTGGTAACGGTGGTGGACAAGGTTTTGTTCCTGGTAAAAAGGTAAAAACTTGGCGGGCTTCTCCAGAAATTTTCCCCACTCAATTAACCAAGGAAACAGAACAGCTTTTAAAAGCGGCTGTAGAGGTGGCTGTGAAGGCTTACGGTGAGCGCAGTTTACCGGAGTTGGAAGCAGAGGATAAGGTGGCTGTGGCGGCGGAGAAAGCCCCGACAGATGATGTGGTAGTTCAGAAGTTGCGGGAAGCTTACCAGCAGGTTAAGCAGGAATATGAAGAGTTTACCAGCCGCGAACATGATGAAGTAGTGAGTAGAGGCGGGTTGCACGTTATTGGGACGGAACGCCACGAATCACGACGGATTGATAACCAATTACGCGGACGGGCAGGAAGACAGGGCGACCCTGGGACAACAAGATTTTTCCTTAGTTTAGAGGATAACCTATTACGAATCTTTGGGGGCGATCGCGTTGCCGGCTTGATGAATGCTTTCCAAGTCGAAGAAGATATGCCTATTGAATCAGGGATGTTAACTCGCAGCTTAGAGGGCGCACAGAAAAAGGTCGAAACCTATTACTACGACATCCGTAAACAGGTGTTTGAGTATGACGAGGTAATGAATAACCAACGTCGGGCTATCTATGCGGAACGTCGCCGGGTGTTGGAAGGTCAAGATTTGAAGGAACAGGTGATTAAATACGCAGAAAAAACGATGGACGACATCGTTGATTATTACATCAACCCTGATTTACCTTCGGAAGAATGGGAATTGGATAAGTTGGTGGATAAGGTGAAGGAGTTTGTTTACCTGTTGGCTGATATGCAGTCTGTCCAGTTGGAGGATATGGGTGTGGTGGAAATTAAGGCTTTCCTCCATGAACAAGCGCGTATAGCTTATGATATGAAGGAATCGCAAATTGACCAAATTCAACTGGGTTTAATGCGTCAAGCGGAACGGTTCTTTATTCTCCAACGCATAGATACTTTGTGGCGGGAACATTTGCAACAAATGGATGCTTTGCGTGAGTCGGTTGGCTTGCGTGGTTATGGACAAAAAGACCCGCTGATTGAGTATAAGAGCGAGGGTTATGAGTTGTTCTTGGATATGATGGTGAATATCCGCCGTGATGTGGTTTATTCTCTGTTTATGTTCCAGCCTCAAGCGCAGCAAACTGCTGAGATGGTTTAA
- the petG gene encoding cytochrome b6-f complex subunit V translates to MVEPLLSGIVLGLVFVTLSGLFYAAYRQYKRPTELGG, encoded by the coding sequence GTGGTTGAACCCTTACTATCAGGTATTGTACTTGGTTTAGTTTTTGTAACTTTAAGCGGTTTGTTTTACGCTGCTTATAGACAATATAAGCGTCCTACTGAATTGGGCGGCTGA
- a CDS encoding Uma2 family endonuclease, protein MLSSPLMLQMPSSMTDDQFFEFCQLNRDLRIERNKFGDISIMSPAGSETGNRNFNLAGQLYVWSEKNNTGICFDSSTGFTLSTGAKRSPDASWIKLARWNQLTPAQQKKFAPICPDFVIELRSASDNLQPLKDKMQEYMQETGIQLGLLIDRKNRRVYIYRPGQIEEYLENPDTVSCDPILPGFVLNMSKIW, encoded by the coding sequence ATGCTTTCATCTCCCTTAATGTTGCAAATGCCTTCATCAATGACAGATGATCAATTTTTTGAATTCTGTCAATTAAACCGTGATTTACGGATTGAGAGGAATAAATTTGGAGATATATCAATCATGTCACCCGCAGGTTCAGAAACAGGAAATCGTAATTTTAACTTAGCTGGACAGTTATATGTATGGTCAGAAAAAAATAACACAGGTATTTGTTTCGATTCCAGTACAGGATTTACACTTTCCACAGGTGCGAAACGTTCTCCTGATGCTTCCTGGATAAAGTTAGCAAGATGGAATCAACTTACACCTGCACAACAAAAGAAGTTTGCACCTATTTGTCCTGATTTTGTGATTGAATTAAGGTCAGCTTCTGATAACTTACAACCTTTAAAAGATAAAATGCAGGAATATATGCAAGAAACAGGAATCCAATTAGGTTTATTAATTGACCGTAAAAATCGTCGAGTTTATATTTATCGTCCTGGACAAATAGAAGAGTATTTAGAAAATCCTGATACTGTGAGTTGTGATCCTATTTTACCGGGGTTTGTGTTGAATATGAGTAAAATTTGGTAG